In Neomonachus schauinslandi chromosome 8, ASM220157v2, whole genome shotgun sequence, the genomic stretch tggctcagtcgttaagcgtctgccttcagctcaggtcatggtcccaggtcctggtatcaagccccacatagggctccccgctccatgggaagcctgcttctccctctcccactccccctgctgtgttccctctcttgctatgactccctctgtcaaataaataaataaaatcttaaaaaaaaaaaaaaagtgaaaacaacagtgtttttttttttttcctgtgagacAGTTTTATTGTTGTTCCAGTCAGATTCCACCCTATCTACACACTGATTCTCCTGAGTTTTGGGGAGGCCGCCCCAGCAGGGCTGGGTCCCCCTCCGCCTCCCAAACCAGAGCCTGGACATGGGATCTTTCTGAGGCAGGGGCTTTGGCCTTCTGGTTGCTTCCAACATCTCTCTCGGGCCTGTCCatgctctgggctgggctggcaaCTTGGCTATTCCTCCAGTCCCCGCCCCAAGGCCACGGGTGCCCGGGGTGGTGCGGCTGCCCACGTCAGTGGGGCTTGGGGACATGGCCGTCCGCGTAGAAGTTACTGGTGATCCTTGGCAAGGTGAATTCGGCCCTTTCCAGCTCAGGAGTCAGCACGATTTGGCAGCCCAGCTGGGAGTTCTCCTGAAGAAGGGGGGCCATGTCCAGCATGTCGTACTCCCTCTCAGCAGGAGGAGGCAGAAGGTCCAGGTGGTCTTTGCTCACGTACACGTGGCAGGTAGAGCACACCAGGGAAGCTTCACAGGCCCCTGCCAGGTCCACTCCGTGGCACTGGGCCAGGTGGAGAACATTGTCCCTCACTCTGCCGCTCACCGGAATCCGTTGGCCTGACCGGTCTATGAACACCACGTTCACCACATCCCCCGGCCGCTCGGGGCCGCCAGCTGCTTCTTCCCCCGTCAGGCGCGAGCCTGTTGCTCGGAGTCTTCTGGCTGTCACTGGCGCCACCGCCTTCCCTGACCCCTGAGAGTCCCCAGGCCGGCTCCACCAGGCTCCCCTGGCCGCCCCCAGCAGAATCCCAGCACTCACGCCTCCCCAGGCCACGGAGGTGGCCAAAACAACAGTATTCTAcagttcataaaaaaaaagtctacatattttaattttttatgtaatttatgttaaatgttttagaaatacaaaagtagtatatatattctattcattttatgtgtcatgTTTTGGAGCTCCTCATAGGTAAGGAGTATATTTTAAGTACATTTCATTAGTAAGGAAAGTGAAGCTCAAATTTGTTGAGACATACCAGATTCATGAAGAAAAGACACATAAGTAGGACTAAACAGTTGGCCTTTTGTTTTTATAGTCTATGCTCTTTTCTGTATAACCCATcaattcttttattaaaagataattaCTGCATATTGACATCAGGTGACACAAGGGACTTGGTGCTCAAGAACACTAAGAGTAGTGTGGCTGAGGATTAAGTCTTGTGGTTTGTACCAAATGGCAGTCCTTTCACCTTTTGGACAGAGACCTTGTAGAGGTTGATATAACATAGGCAGctatgaatatttaatatttttagtaaaaccAGTTGTTTTCCTTGCTCTCTATAATTTCATGAATGAGACCACCAGCAAAA encodes the following:
- the LOC110583553 gene encoding ferredoxin-2, mitochondrial-like, with amino-acid sequence MPKNTVVLATSVAWGGVSAGILLGAARGAWWSRPGDSQGSGKAVAPVTARRLRATGSRLTGEEAAGGPERPGDVVNVVFIDRSGQRIPVSGRVRDNVLHLAQCHGVDLAGACEASLVCSTCHVYVSKDHLDLLPPPAEREYDMLDMAPLLQENSQLGCQIVLTPELERAEFTLPRITSNFYADGHVPKPH